In Diorhabda carinulata isolate Delta chromosome 6, icDioCari1.1, whole genome shotgun sequence, a single genomic region encodes these proteins:
- the LOC130895287 gene encoding uncharacterized protein LOC130895287, with product MGDEEIKVCKTEFLYVHSLQKSRVRVERILKMTVEWAMVPEPDRRSKHNNRLNRYSDEQIQSVFMCPGIKNKLSCDETDIKIKAAKESHNTKLENELTTYLSLRQVRANAMQKFFKSEVNKRTKKIVMSSDLQQSGLTKINNWDPIRSITVLAQSIVHHHIRKPVYWDKGLSEQNYVFDFQKEIIAYCIDDVSILARSCLKFRDLLLKEGGVDPFTEAITLPGACNKIFRRNFLKPNTIGLIPKNGYRCRDKQSKIAIQWLIWEERQRGIKIEHASRGREVVINGLKLDGYCNTTREVFEFEGCYFHGCPKCIKYKRGTPTYEDPSLTYEQRYEATSAKNEKLRQLGYEVLVKWECDFRREMSENSEISKYTEKHPLFSQTPLEPRDAFYGGRTDATKLYYSCKEGEKINYRDICSLYPYINKYGKYPIGHPEVYVGEACYALDLKTTNGLIKCKVLPPTNLYHPVLPYKTNNKLIFPLCRTCCENMLKEECSHADEERAITGTWVMDEVTKALEKGYKILDIYEIWEYETVQYDPSTKSGGLFAEYISKFLKIKQQASGWPPECKTDEDKKMYIKEYFDREGVELNPDEIEYNSGRRQVGKSIITSFWGKLGQLENQSKCSIVNDPAELLDILSQPYKEVNHIFPVNENTLIVNWSFKDEAYTSLPTKLGDRVMYHDTDSAIYVSRPGDTYEVPIGSYLGEMTDELAEYGEGSYITDFVSGGPKLYVYRVYSTDKDKTIDIIKVKGITLNYSTHKQVNFDKLKDMVLNDATEEYVTTRNILRNTNHSVVTKEVTKVFRTTFTKRKRIENYDSVPYGYKRQCI from the exons atggGAGACGAGGAAATAAAAGTATGCAAAACCGAATTTTTGTATGTTCACAGTCTTCAGAAATCTCGGGTAAGAGTTGAAAGAATTCTTAAAATGACGGTAGAATGGGCTATGGTTCCTGAACCTGATAGACGTAGTAAACACAATAATAGACTCAATAGATATTCGGATGAACAAATTCAGTCT GTTTTTATGTGCCCTGGTATAAAGAACAAATTATCTTGCGATGAGACGGACATTAAAATAAAGGCGGCAAAAGAAAGTCATAATACAAAGCTAGAAAATGAGCTAACTACATATTTGAGCCTGCGCCAGGTTCGAGCAAACGCAATGcaaaaattctttaaaagtGAAGTAAACAAACGCACTAAAAAAATAGTAATGTCTTCTGATTTGCAACAAAGTGGCCTTACCAAAATTAACAACTG GGATCCAATTAGATCAATCACTGTACTCGCCCAAAGTATTGTCCATCACCATATTAGAAAACCAG TTTACTGGGACAAAGGTCTCTCTGAGCAAAACTACGTTTTTGATTTCCAAAAAGAAATCATAGCGTACTGCATTGACGACGTCAGTATTCTCGCTCGCTCATGCTTGAAATTCAGAGATTTGCTTTTAAAAGAAGGAGGGGTGGATCCTTTTACAGAAGCTATTACTCTACCCGGGGCGTGTAATAAGATATTCCGCAGAAATTTTTTGAAGCCAAATACCATCGGTCTGATTCCAAAGAATGGCTATAGGTGTCGGGATAAACAATCAAAGATAGCAATTCAATGGCTGATTTGGGAAGAACGGCAGAGAGGTATAAAAATAGAACACGCATCTCGGGGCAGAGAAGTTGTTATTAACGGTCTTAAGTTGGACGGGTACTGTAATACCACACGAGAAGTCTTTGAATTTGAGGGTTGTTACTTTCATGGGTGtccaaaatgtattaaatacaAACGTGGCACACCTACCTATGAGGATCCATCCCTCACATATGAACAACGTTACGAAGCAACCTcggcaaaaaatgaaaaattaagacAGTTAGGTTACGAAGTGCTTGTGAAATGGGAGTGTGATTTTCGTCGGGAGATGTCCGAAAATTCTGAAATCAGCAAATATACTGAAAAACACCCTCTCTTTTCACAAACACCTCTAGAGCCTCGTGACGCTTTTTACGGTGGGCGAACAGACGccacaaaattatattattcttgTAAGGAAGGGGAGAAAATAAATTATCGGGATATTTGCAGCCTCTATCCGTACATaaacaaatatggaaaataCCCCATAGGTCATCCAGAGGTTTATGTGGGAGAAGCATGTTATGCTTTAGATCTAAAGACTACAAATGGATTAATTAAATGTAAAGTGTTACCACCTACAAATCTCTATCATCCCGTTCTtccatataaaacaaacaataaattaattttccctCTATGCCGTACTTGttgtgaaaatatgttaaaGGAAGAGTGTAGTCATGCGGACGAAGAGCGTGCAATTACGGGGACTTGGGTAATGGACGAGGTGACAAAAGCTTTGGAAAAAGGctataaaatattagatatatatgaaatttggGAATATGAAACGGTACAGTACGATCCTTCCACAAAGTCTGGCGGTCTTTTTGctgaatatatttctaaatttttaaaaataaaacaacaagcTAGCGGGTGGCCTCCAGAGTGTAAGACTGATGAAGACAAAAAgatgtatataaaagaatattttgacagAGAGGGAGTAGAGCTAAACCCCGATGAAATTGAGTACAATTCTGGGCGTAGACAAGTCGGCAAATCTATAATTACTAGCTTCTGGGGAAAACTTGGACAATTAGAGAACCAGAGCAAATGTTCTATTGTTAATGACCCAGCAGAACTATTAGATATTCTGTCACAGCCTTACAAAGAAGTTAACCATATATTCCCAGTTAACGAGAACACTCTCATCGTTAACTGGTCCTTTAAAGATGAGGCATACACTTCTCTACCGACC AAACTAGGTGATAGAGTAATGTACCACGATACTGATTCTGCTATCTACGTCTCGCGCCCTGGAGATACGTATGAAGTACCCATTGGAAGCTATCTCGGCGAGATGACGGACGAGCTAGCTGAATACGGTGAGGGTAGTTATATTACAGACTTTGTCTCAGGCGGCCCTAAGCTCTATGTTTATAGGGTTTATTCAACAGATAAAGATAAAACCATTGATATTATAAAAGTTAAAGGGATAACACTTAATTATAGCACACATAAACAAGTAAATTTcgataaattaaaagatatgGTCCTTAACGATGCCACCGAAGAGTACGTAACTACTCgaaatatattaagaaatacCAACCATTCTGTCGTCACCAAAGAGGTAACTAAAGTATTCCGCACCACTTTTACTAAACGGAAACGAATTGAAAACTATGACTCTGTTCCTTATGGATACAAACGGCAATGCATCTAG
- the LOC130895288 gene encoding uncharacterized protein LOC130895288: MEKFIIIKDESQTCKRFGVSARALEFRIKEISEGADPVAWVKEAINQIVRKGTEELSPEAYVGFTFCSKDLAKGQGWINFKKAKDVSINDVWDTISSIYQSNSTGFSTETFCLKITSNLLLFETMEKFLVTKNIVKKVRKFGLTGRHIEFKIRPAPEDYDLLKWIKHGLKGVVARVTEGTFCLGATTVKMPSGKGNLRGRKYNNFDEECARRSGIITIVNKDHLCLARAIVVAKAYVDNDPDKTKLRKITGLQTQKTLELLESSGIEIPKEGGGIPELNKFQEYLTDYTLTVYNYGAKGRDFVFEGIGGCKKINLLYHENHYNVIISLTSAFCCSYFCENCHSPYTHKTSHLCERNCPACEQVPPCTFSTKIVCTNCNRYFRGQNCYAYHIQTKLCDRVVACTLCLKTFRKDRVHTCGEIFCKVCREFKPSPHNCYMPIDTHKPTMDGTLFIFYDLECTQEEVMPDGTHRHNCNLCVFEQHCALCIGTDIKWCDCGVRYQVLKIDPVARFMEYVLNQRTLFKKIIVVGHAGGLYDNQFMLNHIMTKTDLTPELITRGTKLLQLKVGNVSFIDSLNYFPMPLAKLPKVFDLKNIKKGYFPHLFNKKENWNYIGPLPALEYYDPDSLKYVPKLDEKEDARNQLISWDKGLSEQNYVFDFQKEIIAYCIDDVSILARSCLKFRDLLLKEGGVDLFTEAITLPGACNKIFRRNFLKPNTIGLIPKNGYRCRDKQSKIAIQWLIWEERQRGIKIEHASRGREVVINGLKLDGYCNTTREVFEFEGCYFHGCPKCIKYKRGTPTYEDPSLTYEQRYEATSAKNEKLRQLGYEVLVKWECDFRREMSENSEISKYTEKHPLFSQTPLEPRDAFYGGRTDATKLYYSCKEGEKINYRDICSLYPYINKYGKYPIGHPEVYVGEACYALDLKTTNGLIKCKVLPPTNLYHPVLPYKTNNKLIFPLCRTCCENMLKEECSHADEERAITGTWVMDEVTKALEKGYKILDIYEIWEYETVQYDPSTKSGGLFAEYISKFLKIKQQASGWPPECKTDEDKKMYIKEYFDREGVELNPDEIEYNSGRRQVGKSIITSFWGKLGQLENQSKCSIVNDPAELLDILSQPYKEVNHIFPVNENTLIVNWSFKDEAYTSLPTKLGDRVMYHDTDSAIYVSRPGDTYEVPIGSYLGEMTDELAEYGEGSYITDFVSGGPKLYVYRVYSTDKDKTIDIIKVKGITLNYSTHKQVNFDKLKDMVLNDATEEYVTTRNILRNTNHSVVTKEVTKVFRTTFTKRKRIENYDSVPYGYKRQCI, translated from the exons atggaaaaatttataataattaaagatGAATCACAAACATGTAAACGCTTTGGTGTATCAGCCAGAGCTTTGGAGTTTAGAATTAAAGAGATCTCAGAAGGTGCCGATCCAGTAGCATGGGTAAAAGAGGCTATCAACCAAATTGTTCGTAAAGGAACTGAAGAATTGTCGCCCGAAGCTTATGTAGGCTTCACTTTCTGCTCCAAAGACCTCGCTAAAGGACAAGGATGGATTAATTTCAAGAAAGCCAAAGATGTGTCTATTAATGACGTGTGGGATACTATATCTTCCATCTATCAATCCAACTCAACGGGATTTAGCACAGAaacattttgtttgaaaattacttCA aatttgttaCTGTTTGAAACAATGGAAAAGTTTTTGGTaaccaaaaatattgttaagaAAGTTCGTAAATTTGGTTTAACAGGTAGACATATAGAGTTTAAGATTCGCCCGGCTCCCGAAGACTATGATCTATTAAAATGGATCAAACACGGTCTTAAGGGCGTTGTCGCTAGAGTAACTGAAGGAACGTTTTGTCTCGGGGCAACAACTGTAAAAATGCCTAGCGGTAAAGGTAATTTGCGTGGGCGTAAATATAACAACTTTGACGAAGAATGTGCTCGTCGTAGTGGTATTATAACAATAGTTAATAAAGACCACCTATGCCTGGCTAGAGCCATAGTTGTGGCCAAAGCATATGTTGATAATGACCCCGACAAAACGAAGCTTCGTAAAATTACGGGGCTTCAGACGCAAAAAACTCTAGAGCTATTAGAATCTAGTGGTATCGAGATACCCAAAGAGGGTGGTGGTATAccagaattgaataaatttcaagaATATTTGACAGACTATACTTTAACTGTTTACAACTATGGTGCAAAAGGTCGTGATTTCGTGTTTGAAGGAATAGGTGGCtgtaagaaaattaatttgctGTATCACGAAAATCACTATAACGTAATAATTTCTTTAACATCTGCTTTTTGCTGTTCATATTTCTGCGAAAATTGTCACAGCCCCTACACACACAAGACCTCACACCTCTGTGAAAGAAATTGTCCTGCCTGTGAACAAGTTCCACCTTGTACTTTTAGCACAAAAATTGTGTGCACCAACTGTAATCGCTATTTTAGAGGGCAAAATTGTTATGCTTATCACATTCAGACTAAACTCTGCGACCGGGTGGTAGCTTGTACATTATgcctaaaaacttttaggaaagaTAGAGTACATACATGTGGTGAGATTTTCTGTAAAGTGTGTAGAGAATTTAAACCCTCTCCCCACAACTGTTACATGCCAATAGATACACATAAACCCACAATGGACGGTACTCTCTTCATATTTTACGACCTCGAGTGTACACAAGAAGAGGTTATGCCTGACGGTACTCATCGTCATAACTGTAATTTGTGTGTGTTTGAACAACACTGTGCACTATGTATAGGTACAGATATAAAATGGTGTGATTGTGGTGTTAGATACCAAGTTCTAAAAATAGACCCCGTTGCTCGTTTTATGGAATATGTATTAAACCAGCGCACTCTATTCAAGAAAATCATCGTAGTTGGTCATGCAGGTGGACTCTACGATAATCAGTTTATGTTAAATCATATAATGACAAAGACAGATCTCACACCTGAACTAATTACACGAGGAACAAAACTATTACAATTAAAAGTGGGTAACGTCAGTTTTATCGACTCGCTAAATTATTTTCCGATGCCTCTAGCAAAGTTACCCAAAgtctttgatttaaaaaatataaaaaaagggTACTTTccacatttatttaataaaaaagaaaattggaacTATATTGGTCCGTTACCTGCTCTCGAATACTATGACCCTGACAGTTTAAAATATGTTCCAAAATTAGACGAGAAAGAGGATGCTAGAAATCAACTTATATCCTGGGACAAAGGTCTCTCTGAGCAAAACTACGTTTTTGATTTCCAAAAAGAAATCATAGCGTACTGCATTGACGACGTCAGTATTCTCGCTCGCTCATGCTTGAAATTCAGAGATTTGCTTTTAAAAGAAGGAGGGGTGGATCTTTTTACAGAAGCTATTACTCTACCCGGGGCGTGTAATAAGATATTCCGCAGAAATTTTTTGAAGCCAAATACCATCGGTCTGATTCCAAAGAATGGCTATAGGTGTCGGGATAAACAATCAAAGATAGCAATTCAATGGCTGATTTGGGAAGAACGGCAGAGAGGTATAAAAATAGAACACGCATCTCGGGGCAGAGAAGTTGTTATTAACGGTCTTAAGTTGGACGGGTACTGTAATACCACACGAGAAGTCTTTGAATTTGAGGGTTGTTACTTTCATGGGTGtccaaaatgtattaaatacaAACGTGGCACACCTACCTATGAGGATCCATCCCTCACATATGAACAACGTTACGAAGCAACCTcggcaaaaaatgaaaaattaagacAGTTAGGTTACGAAGTGCTTGTGAAATGGGAGTGTGATTTTCGTCGGGAGATGTCCGAAAATTCTGAAATCAGCAAATATACTGAAAAACACCCTCTCTTTTCACAAACACCTCTAGAGCCTCGTGACGCTTTTTACGGTGGGCGAACAGACGccacaaaattatattattcttgTAAGGAAGGGGAGAAAATAAATTATCGGGATATTTGCAGCCTCTATCCGTACATaaacaaatatggaaaataCCCCATAGGTCATCCAGAGGTTTATGTGGGAGAAGCATGTTATGCTTTAGATCTAAAGACTACAAATGGATTAATTAAATGTAAAGTGTTACCACCTACAAATCTCTATCATCCCGTTCTtccatataaaacaaacaataaattaattttccctCTATGCCGTACTTGttgtgaaaatatgttaaaGGAAGAGTGTAGTCATGCGGACGAAGAGCGTGCAATTACGGGGACTTGGGTAATGGACGAGGTGACAAAAGCTTTGGAAAAAGGctataaaatattagatatatatgaaatttggGAATATGAAACGGTACAGTACGATCCTTCCACAAAGTCTGGCGGTCTTTTTGctgaatatatttctaaatttttaaaaataaaacaacaagcTAGCGGGTGGCCTCCAGAGTGTAAGACTGATGAAGACAAAAAgatgtatataaaagaatattttgacagAGAGGGAGTAGAGCTAAACCCCGATGAAATTGAGTACAATTCTGGGCGTAGACAAGTCGGCAAATCTATAATTACTAGCTTCTGGGGAAAACTTGGACAATTAGAGAACCAGAGCAAATGTTCTATTGTTAATGACCCAGCAGAACTATTAGATATTCTGTCACAGCCTTACAAAGAAGTTAACCATATATTCCCAGTTAACGAGAACACTCTCATCGTTAACTGGTCCTTTAAAGATGAGGCATACACTTCTCTACCGACC AAACTAGGTGATAGAGTAATGTACCACGATACTGATTCTGCTATCTACGTCTCGCGCCCTGGAGATACGTATGAAGTACCCATTGGAAGCTATCTCGGCGAGATGACGGACGAGCTAGCTGAATACGGTGAGGGTAGTTATATTACAGACTTTGTCTCAGGCGGCCCTAAGCTCTATGTTTATAGGGTTTATTCAACAGATAAAGATAAAACCATTGATATTATAAAAGTTAAAGGGATAACACTTAATTATAGCACACATAAACAAGTAAATTTcgataaattaaaagatatgGTCCTTAACGATGCCACCGAAGAGTACGTAACTACTCgaaatatattaagaaatacCAACCATTCTGTCGTCACCAAAGAGGTAACTAAAGTATTCCGCACCACTTTTACTAAACGGAAACGAATTGAAAACTATGACTCTGTTCCTTATGGATACAAACGGCAATGCATCTAG